A region of Pyxidicoccus parkwaysis DNA encodes the following proteins:
- a CDS encoding HEAT repeat domain-containing protein, protein MAALEEASAWARESVLVSARHRPLSRRIVEWLFSRWFMHDRFQLATDEDWGRRANFRVAVAHHERPEAWKLLEEWTRQAAPAGMDLDVFRELPLDALARLLREAPEHHQSAARLLMLPLPELIAHFGQSQLLRRIERVARDESVAQKVSYSIKPGPRAICRALDLLVEWPEARPALRALLCDFSLAEGVRCELLDRLFVQDRAMVLRWALVAVRYPDNALLVRFVLECAAKQPEPGDRPLFLAALRGEDDEARATALEGLFALGESGAGWCDRLISLVHSSHERVRLCAAACLVREGMREWLPLLREKVLEVPESAMRLVAIHWLGRVDAEGSRPVLRQLLAEAPTGARGYYHPGADEAAWALSRLGTTEDLSVLLAATLRGTCSPRTDRELEYHLARQEGRPTPEVPPPLSQQSSRRLLGL, encoded by the coding sequence ATGGCGGCGCTGGAAGAGGCCTCTGCTTGGGCGCGCGAGAGCGTGCTCGTGTCCGCGCGGCACAGGCCGTTGTCTCGGCGCATCGTCGAATGGCTGTTCTCGCGCTGGTTCATGCACGACCGCTTCCAGCTCGCCACGGATGAGGACTGGGGACGCAGGGCCAACTTCCGGGTGGCGGTGGCCCACCATGAGCGCCCGGAGGCCTGGAAGCTCCTCGAGGAGTGGACACGCCAGGCGGCTCCCGCCGGGATGGACCTGGACGTGTTCCGGGAGCTGCCACTGGACGCGCTGGCGCGACTCCTGCGCGAGGCGCCCGAGCACCATCAGTCCGCCGCCCGGCTGCTCATGCTGCCGTTGCCGGAGCTGATTGCCCACTTCGGCCAGTCCCAGCTGTTGCGCCGCATCGAGCGCGTCGCGCGCGACGAGAGCGTGGCCCAGAAGGTGTCGTACTCCATCAAGCCGGGTCCACGGGCCATCTGCCGGGCCCTGGACCTGTTGGTGGAATGGCCGGAGGCGCGGCCGGCCCTCCGGGCGCTGCTCTGCGACTTCTCCCTCGCCGAGGGGGTGCGGTGCGAGCTGTTGGACCGCCTCTTTGTCCAGGACCGCGCCATGGTCCTGCGCTGGGCCCTCGTCGCGGTGAGGTATCCCGACAACGCGCTGCTGGTGCGCTTCGTCCTCGAGTGCGCGGCGAAGCAGCCGGAGCCGGGAGACCGTCCTCTATTCCTGGCGGCGTTGCGAGGCGAGGACGACGAAGCCCGGGCCACCGCGCTGGAGGGGCTGTTCGCCCTGGGCGAGTCGGGGGCAGGCTGGTGCGACCGGCTCATCTCCCTGGTTCATTCGAGCCACGAGCGTGTGCGCCTCTGTGCAGCCGCGTGCCTCGTCCGGGAAGGCATGCGTGAGTGGCTTCCGCTGCTGAGAGAGAAGGTGCTCGAGGTCCCCGAGTCCGCGATGCGCCTGGTGGCAATTCACTGGCTCGGGCGGGTGGACGCGGAGGGCAGCCGGCCCGTGCTGAGGCAATTGCTGGCGGAGGCGCCGACGGGGGCCCGCGGGTACTACCATCCGGGGGCGGACGAAGCGGCCTGGGCCCTCTCACGGCTGGGGACGACCGAGGACCTCTCGGTGTTGCTCGCCGCCACGCTGCGGGGCACCTGCTCGCCGCGAACGGACCGGGAGCTGGAGTACCACCTGGCGCGACAGGAGGGACGCCCGACACCGGAAGTCCCTCCGCCCTTGTCCCAACAGAGCAGTCGCCGACTCCTGGGGCTGTAG
- a CDS encoding APC family permease — MSPPPPRNEEGYARRVGLFSGVMLVIGGIIGSGIFLNPAIVAQRVHTPGLTLGVWLLGGVVALIGAFVYGELGQRIPKAGGSYVYLRDAFGPLPAFLNAWGMMLMIATGAIAAVAVTFANYTLALTGLGPDFRFPLAVGAIVLLSGVNYFGVRPGALTQNVFTVLKLLALAVLVGAGLLLAGPGAAVEAAVPQAPDSLVLAMGAALVPVLFSYGGWQQTNFVAEEMVDPERNLPRALLLGVIGVVTVYLLANLTYLRTLGAGGLAASSAPAADALGQLLGPAGRTFITAGVALSTFGFLNLVILVSPRVYQAMAADGLFFPWMARLHPRYRTPSTAILFQAVWAILLTGTGTYGELLDYVVFADWLVFGATAATLFVYRARERQGLVPRAAYRVPGYPITPLLFIAAALYVVLGSTASNPLNAIKGTLLLGAGVPVFLYWRRRKGATPAPASTGAVGGP; from the coding sequence ATGAGCCCTCCCCCTCCCCGGAATGAAGAAGGTTATGCGCGACGAGTCGGCCTCTTCTCGGGGGTGATGCTCGTCATCGGCGGCATCATCGGCTCGGGCATCTTCCTCAACCCCGCCATCGTCGCGCAGCGCGTCCACACGCCGGGGCTCACCCTGGGCGTGTGGTTGCTCGGAGGCGTGGTCGCACTCATCGGCGCCTTCGTGTACGGCGAATTGGGACAGCGCATTCCCAAGGCGGGCGGCAGCTACGTCTACCTGCGAGATGCCTTCGGCCCGCTGCCCGCGTTCCTCAATGCCTGGGGAATGATGCTCATGATTGCGACTGGCGCCATCGCCGCCGTGGCGGTGACGTTCGCCAACTACACCCTCGCGCTCACGGGGCTCGGGCCCGACTTCCGCTTCCCACTCGCCGTCGGCGCCATCGTCCTGCTCTCCGGCGTCAACTACTTCGGCGTGCGCCCCGGCGCTCTCACGCAGAATGTATTCACCGTGCTCAAGCTGCTGGCGCTCGCAGTGCTCGTGGGCGCGGGCCTGCTGCTCGCCGGGCCGGGTGCCGCCGTGGAGGCAGCGGTTCCTCAGGCGCCGGACTCCCTCGTGCTCGCCATGGGCGCGGCGCTCGTCCCCGTGCTCTTCAGCTACGGCGGGTGGCAGCAGACCAACTTCGTGGCCGAGGAGATGGTCGACCCCGAGCGCAACCTTCCGCGCGCCCTGCTCCTCGGCGTCATCGGCGTGGTGACGGTGTATCTGCTCGCGAACCTCACGTACCTGCGCACGCTCGGCGCTGGCGGGCTCGCGGCGAGCAGCGCTCCGGCGGCGGATGCGCTCGGCCAGTTGCTCGGGCCCGCGGGCCGCACGTTCATCACCGCGGGCGTGGCGCTCTCCACCTTCGGGTTCCTCAACCTCGTCATCCTCGTCTCGCCCCGCGTGTACCAGGCCATGGCCGCGGACGGACTGTTCTTCCCCTGGATGGCTCGGCTGCACCCGCGCTACCGCACACCCTCCACGGCCATCCTCTTCCAGGCCGTGTGGGCCATCCTCCTCACGGGCACGGGCACGTACGGCGAGCTGCTCGACTACGTCGTCTTCGCCGACTGGCTCGTCTTCGGCGCCACGGCCGCAACCCTCTTCGTGTACCGCGCCCGCGAGCGACAGGGGCTCGTGCCACGCGCGGCCTACCGCGTGCCCGGCTACCCCATCACTCCGCTCCTCTTCATCGCCGCCGCGCTGTACGTGGTGCTGGGCTCGACGGCCTCCAACCCGCTCAACGCGATCAAGGGCACGCTGCTGCTCGGCGCGGGCGTGCCCGTCTTCCTCTACTGGCGCCGCCGCAAGGGCGCCACGCCGGCTCCGGCGAGTACCGGGGCCGTGGGAGGGCCGTAG